CGATAAACCAGTTTCAGCTGCTGATTAATGGTTCTGCTTCAACTACTTTTATTCATACACATttagtgtctttttttttttttttaagtacagttttgtttttcttttggatcTTGGCAGGGAAAAGATGGCAGCACCTAAAGAGATCCTCTTGCAGAAGTTGCAAGATTTAGGGAAAGAAGAATTTGAAACATTCAAATGGTACCTGCAGAACCAGGAAGACTTCCAACGAATCCCAAAGAGTCAACTGGAGAATGCAGACAGGTTGATCACGGTGGATCTAATGGTCCGAACCTACAGTAGAAAATTTATTGAAGTCGCTAAAGTGGATTTGGTGAAGATGAATCGTAATGATCTTGTGGAAGATCTCCCGGACTTCAGCACACAAATCAGAGGTGAATTATGGAAAGATCAATGCATTTTGAATGAGATGCAGGAAAGACATGATCAAAGTAAGATGGAATTGTTTAAGGAAATGGACCTCTTGACTTTATACAGATGGTTGTTTCTATAATCATGTCTATGCCATTGGTTCTTTATTTGTTCAGAGATTGCCACCACCCCCAAACATGAACTCAAATctaacctgaagaagaagttccagtgtgtgtttgaggggatccctaaagcagcaaacagaacccttctgaatcagatcttcacagagctctacatcacagagggaggaactggagaggtcaatgaggaacatgagatcagacagattgaaacaacatccaggaaacagaacagaccagaaacaatcatcagacaagaagacatctttaaagtcCCACCTGGAAGAAGtggaccaatcagaacagtgatgacaaagggagtggctggcatcgGGAAAACTGTCTTAActcagaagttcactctggactgggctgaagacaaaaccaaccaggacatagagttcacatttcccttcaccttcagagagctgaatgtgctgaaagagaagaagttcagcttggtggaacttgttcatctcttcttcactgaaaccaaagaaacaggaatgtgcagctttgatcagttccaggttgtgttcatctttgacggtctggatgagtgtcgacttcctctggacttccacaacactgaggtcctgactgatccgacagagtccacctcagtggacgtgctgctgacaaacctcatcagggggaaactgcttccctctgctcgcctctggataaccacaagacctgcagcagccaatcagatccctcctcagtgtgttgacatggtgacagaggtcagagggttcactgactcccagaaggaggagtacttcaggaagaggttcagacataAGACCCAGGccaggatcatctcccacatcaagacctcacgaagcctccacatcatgtgccacatcccagtcttctgctggatcactgctacagttctggaggagatgttgaagaccagagatggaggagagctgcccaagaccctgactgagatgtacgtccacttcctggtggttcagtccaaactgaagaacgTCAAGTACTTTGGAGGAGCAGAGactgatccacactggagtccagagaccaagAAGATGTTGAAGTCTCTGGGAAAACTGGCttatgagcagctgcagaaaggaaacctgatcttctatgaatcagacctgacagagtgtggcatcgatatcagagcagcatcagtttactcaggagtgttcacacagatctttaGAGAGGAGAcggggctgtaccaggacaaggtgttctgcttcgtccatctgagtgttcaggagtttctggctgctcttcatgtccatcagACCTTCGTCAAGTCTGGattcaatctgatgtcagaagaaaaaTCTTGGGTTCCTCGAGTTTTATCCTTTCTGTGCAGGATATTTGGACAAAAGCTTGAGCcaacacgtctctaccagagAGCTGTGGACgtggccttacagagtccaaatggacacctggacttgttcctccgctTCCtcctgggtctttcactgcagaccaatcAAACTCTCCTACAAGGCCtggtgacagagacaggaagtagctcagagaccaatcaggaaacGGCCCAGTACATCAAgaagaagatcagtgagaatctgtctccagagaaaagcatcaatctgtttcactgtctgaatgaactgaatgatcgttctctggtggaggagatccaacagtccctgagatcaggacgtctctccacagatgagctgtctcctgctcaatggtcagctctggtcttcatcttactgtcatcagaaaaagatctggacgtgtttgacctgaagaaatactcagcttcagaggaggctcttctgaagctgctgccggtggtcaaagcctccaacaaagctctgtatgtgcCGATAAATCCATCTACATcaactgaatctttttctttagcttgttttttaatcactttctcctgttttgttgAATCCTCTTCAGACTGggtggctgtaacctctcagagagaagctgtgaagctctgtcctcagtcctcagctcccagtcctctagtctgagagatctggacctgagtaacaacaacctgctggATTCtggagtgaagcttctgtctgatggactgaagagtccacactgtgaactGGAGACTCTCAGGTCAGGATTTGATCTTATCTCAGGGGTTTTTATGTAACAGCTCTTTTAATTCAGTCAACTATCCGGGTGGTGAGAAACTCCAAGAAGACCTGATGTTTGAATAATCACAGATCAGTCAGCCTTCTTCTCATCAACACtggttgttttgtctgtcttcagtctgtcaggatgtctggtcacagaggaaggctgttcttctctggcctcagctctgagctccaacccctcccatctgagagaactggacctgagcttcAATaatccaggagactcaggagtgaagcttctttctgctggactggaggatccaggctggagactggacactctcaggtatGGCTTGAGAACAAGAATTCAAATTGTCAATTGTCCTCTGATCTTAATTCTTTTCAGAGAAGTGAGTTGGTTGTAATTAGCAAACACGTGGATCTCAACACGTGCTTTGTTGGATAAAGACGTCCCTTCAATAGAGCGCACAAATTTTTTACCTTGAGGATACTAAAGTTTGGATGCGTGTATGACTGAGCAGGTTCACACTGTAATGTGTCAACCACAACAAATATGTAAACAAATTTTACCTGAAAAGATTAATCCTCTGAGGATCATAAAAGATGTGCTAACATTCTGTAAACTGTTCATTTATTCCAGGAGGCAGCCTTGTGGAGAGCGCTGGTTAATGCCTGGCCTCAAGAAATGTAAGTGTGACCTTCATTACCAACTGCACACTCTCAGGTTACCTTTAGAGGTCGAGCAAACAGTACTGGAAAAAGCTATTTGAACGCCACCTCAGTAAGTACTGAAACGCTGGTGGACTCAAGCATCTTATACAGAGAGCATGAATATCAGTGTTCATGAAGCCACAGTAAGGTCCACTCGATCACAACTGTTTACTCTGCCTTTAAGTACACTGTTGATAGTTGTGGTATTCATTCAATCAAACTTTGATGGCAAAGTCTGGAAAAAAGGTGTCATTGATTAGCTCAACAATAAAGAACCATATCATGAAATTATCACACAATAAGACAATCAACTTCAGCTTTGTTGTGtcatgttctctccatcagatgcctgtgaactggaactggacagAAACACGGTGAACAAAAAGctgaaactgtctgacaacaacaggaaggtgacacaTGTGACAGAAGAGCAGTCATATCCTGATCACCCAGACAGATTTGACTTCTGGTATCAGGTGCTCTGTAGAAACTgtctgactggtcgctgttactgggaggtcgaGTGGAGTGGAAAGGTTTGGATCTCAGTGAgttacagaggaatcagaaggaaaggaggcagtAAAAATTGTCAATTAGGATGGAGTGATAAATCCTGGAGTCTGAGATGCTCTGATGTTGACCGTTGTTACTCTGCTTTtcacaacaacagagaaacacccatctcctcctctgtctctaacagagtagcagtgtatgtggactgtcctgctggctgtctgtccttctacagaATCTCCCCTGagtcactgatccacctccacaccttcaacacctCGTTCACTGAGCCTCTGTATCCTGGGTTTGGGCTCTGGTCACCGGgctcctctgtgtctgtcttaGGAAGTGAACCCAGCTTCAGCCCtttggtttaaatattaaatgagataatgtttttatatcttCTGTTTGAATCTCCTGTGTTGTCAccagtgaaaatgaatgtgctAAATCTGATTATTCTCTAGGTTTTTGTCGGACAGCATCTTTTAACTTCTGATGTTTtatacttttcatttcattcatcaaagCTTAAGTTGTTAATTTGAATTTCTATCCAACCAGGAATATTTTCATAAATCTGTTCTTACTGGAAACAAGAAGGAGGAAAATATTGTCACAGGTCTCAACTACATATCAGgatcagaaatagttttatttccaGGTTTGTGTAAACATCATAGGAATTTAACTTAAATGTTTCAATGTTTGACAAAGAacaggcagaaataaaaataaaggaaatatagaaataaaagtaCTTTATAATCgagatgaaaatgaagagaaactgaagagctgtaACTGGAAGTTTAGAATAATCGAGTCCAGCTGGCGGCAGCAGTTCACCTTTCAGGCACCAACGAAGAAGAACGGCAGCTCCTccttctcacttcctgtttgttttacatcCGGGTCATCCGTCCCGTCTGCTTCCGGTGTGAAAAAAGTCCAGGGAAACGCGACCCGGACCGGACTCAGACCGGGTTCGTGGTGTTCCGGAGTCTTCCCGGAGGAGTCCGGGTCTGGGCGACACACCGGCGGGATGGTCAAGTGCGTCGTCTCCGGGTGTCCGAACCGGATGGTGGGCGCCAACCGGGGGATCCTCAACCGACCTCTGAAGCGGTTCTTCAACTTCCCCGAAGACCCGACCCGAGTCAAGGTAGGTCTGGACCGGCTCTGGGCGCTCCAGGGATTCTGGACGGGGTGTGTGAGGTTCCAAAGGTTCATGAACGTTCTTCCTAAAAGTCGTTTTTGTCCGATTTTTGTCCGGTTTTGTCTTCGGACGTGATTGAGAACCGAAATCCcgttttttaaaaaagttacCATCAGGTGACATCGCGATAGCTGACGTCACCGATACGGCTGACTTCCTTTTTCCGAGTTtaatatttaagaaaataaaatgtgttgaaattaaACGTAAAGAAGCTGTTCTTGTTCCTTCTTCAAATTAAAGCTACTTAACTTCTGCTTTAATTATGAAGAACTTACGAACTATGttagattttatattttgagcTGAAAAGCTgtgagaatgtttttttaatttcatttcctctgttgactgtttctgtttttgtgtttgtgcaatcATTTTTCTATTCTGTTCCAATATGGTTATTTATATTCTATTCTGTTCTCTGTGAGttccaaatatattttcatcatatcaatatcaattctgtgttgttttattctgaGATGCTTGTTGGTGTTTGTGGTGTTAACACAATACCACACTGTTCCACTTCCTTGTCCTTCCAACGCCGCTGGTCTTCCTCAGGTATGGCTGGCAGCGCTGAGGGAGACGGACAAGCAGGACCTGACTGAGCAGCATTTGATCTGCGAGGACCACTTCCTGCCGGAGGACATCTCCTCCAATGGGGTGAACAGCGACGCCATTCCCATCATGCCTCCTTGTCTGGAGGGGTCGCTGAGCCTCACCAGCCCCTGGAGGGCCGAGTCCTCAtcagaggaagagcaggaggaggagggagaggtcCGGTGGCCCATCAGAGGTTGTGATGATGACGGTCCTGCACGAAAACTGCCACAGCAGGTCTGAAAACAGGTTTTATACCTTTTATGTTTCCTgttggatgcttttttttttttttttttttttttttttttttttttttatcaccaaaGCAGCTTTTATGAGACACAATTAaaccacattttatttctggTCTGTGAtgcagcaggaagagaagaCGATTTAACAAGTGACTGTGAATCACActatctttgtttctttctgatcTCCAGGTTTCACATAGAAGTTTGAGGAATCCTACAGTGATGGAGAAGCCCAGGTAACAAATATCTTCGCTTTAGCTTTCATAtttaaagtaatattttgaGGCGTGTTTATTTAACTCTTACTTGTTGTGAAGAAACAGTTTAAagatattttgtcattttgtctttttctaccCAGCGCCGCCCGGTCAGACAGCAAACAGTCAACTTCACCCAAGAAATTTTCCAGACAAGGTGAGCAATGATTCttttaaacaacaaatattGTCCGGTTTAGCGTCTCTAGCTTTTCCACTGTtagtgagagaaaacaaaatattgtcTCAAAGTTTTCCCATTTTAATCTGATTGGTGATGATAAATTTGGGAGCTGTTCTTGTTGCGCTCAGATGTGTCTCTGGGTTGGCTGACTCGGGGtttcctggagctgctgctggcgTCGCCGGATGGCTCGCTGGACCTCCGGCAGGTCGCCGTTAGCCTGAATACCCGCAAACGCAGAATCTATGACATCACCAACGTCCTGAACAGCATCCAGCTCATCCAGAAGGAGTCGACCAACAGGATCAAGTGGATGTGAGTACTGCGAGGAGGATGTCCTGTTGACGCTACATGTTGTAGCTGATATGGctatatgtttgttttcctggacTCAGTTGTAGTCACTCAGTGAACTCAGTAAACTCCAGGTCTGTCGTATGAAACAGACTTCACTGaggttgtatgtgtgtgcagagttCTCAGGATCCTTAAATGTGGATTTCTTCTCTTGATAAATTAATATCTGATTTATATTGGACAACAACGGTCACGGAGACACCACCGTCTCCACACAGCTgttaaaacggaggaaaaatatttgtatGATGAAGTCTGTATCGTCTTCAGATTTGGTTGAGAAACAGACAACTATAGTGGTATGATGTCATCATTGACTCAGCAGGCCTGCTGTGTCTCAGCGTCATGCTGGATTCATCCAGATCAGCTGTGAGCTGAACTCTGAAACTAAACCGCAGTCGGGGGACTCACGCTTTGACTCTTTCACCGCAGTGGGAAAAGTCCCATCTCCCACTTTCTGTGGAAGAACCAGCAGAGGTTACAGAAAGAGCTGGACAACCTGAAGCTGGTGGAGGACACGTTGGACGGCCTCATCAAAAGCTGCGCCCAGCAGCTCTTCGACATGACGGACGACGTGGAAAATTCTGCATATCCTTTAACACCAGGCAGAGGCACCACTGACGTAGTTTCTGTCCGCTCAGCTGTTcatttctccagatgttcaggcCTTCAAAGTGAATGAAGTCAAGCAGCTAAAgccaataaattaaaattcagcTCATGTTGAATAATTTATCATAAATGATGTTCAAAGAAAACAGGATGAAGTCTTTGAGCGACTCGCTGTTGAAGTGAAGGGGAAGTTTCTCACGGAAAAGCactttttctttaactttccTTTACATCAGCTTACGTGACCCACGAGGACATCAGTCGGCTCAGAGACCTTCAGGAGCAGACGGTGATCGTCGTCAAAGCTCCAGAGGAAACTAAACTGGAGATCCCTGCACCCAGCGAGGTAAAGAGGCGAGCTGACCGTCCAAACAGTGATTCTCTGCGTGAACACGTTCTCACTGGCACAATTACACAGAAATCACATAGCTTCAAACGCAAAGCAAGAGAAACTTATTTTGGaatcaaaatcatttaaagtttctctctttaaatgtgacatttcaacaggttcagaagaaaaatgaatcaCCAACTATCAGATGTGTTACATCTTTATGAACTGTTGGACAAACCGATTTTCAGGAACAATCAATCAGTTAACCAAATTGAATTTAGATTTCAGTAAGTtaaaagattttatttcctgtggtTGAAATCTGACGATGTGTGGACACAGGACAGCATCCAGGTCAACCTCAAAGCGGGGAAGGGTCCCATCATGGTGGTGACCTGTGAGGTGGGCTCAGAAGGCgccgtgacctctgaccccggagag
This genomic interval from Echeneis naucrates chromosome 24, fEcheNa1.1, whole genome shotgun sequence contains the following:
- the e2f6 gene encoding transcription factor E2F6; translation: MVKCVVSGCPNRMVGANRGILNRPLKRFFNFPEDPTRVKVWLAALRETDKQDLTEQHLICEDHFLPEDISSNGVNSDAIPIMPPCLEGSLSLTSPWRAESSSEEEQEEEGEVRWPIRGCDDDGPARKLPQQVSHRSLRNPTVMEKPSAARSDSKQSTSPKKFSRQDVSLGWLTRGFLELLLASPDGSLDLRQVAVSLNTRKRRIYDITNVLNSIQLIQKESTNRIKWIGKSPISHFLWKNQQRLQKELDNLKLVEDTLDGLIKSCAQQLFDMTDDVENSASAYVTHEDISRLRDLQEQTVIVVKAPEETKLEIPAPSEDSIQVNLKAGKGPIMVVTCEVGSEGAVTSDPGESRRGFFLTLDESRIRTTTLHTESPGP